A single window of Candidatus Rhabdochlamydia oedothoracis DNA harbors:
- a CDS encoding ABC-F family ATP-binding cassette domain-containing protein — MMITLRDISKKIGARTLFEDVTITFNSGCRYGLTGPNGAGKSTLFNIILGIDEPSSGSVTLPRKVGFLKQNIAQFSEMKVIDVVITGNKRLAEALSERDALYELEITDAIGIRLGELEEIIAEEDGYSAESDAEVFLNGIGIPPEWHHKKMHSLPSDRQFRVLLCQALFGSPEALLLDEPTNHLDLESIGWLERFLHNYNGVLIVVSHDRHFLNAVTTQIADLDYETIIIYPGNYNDMLVAKTSLREKTELENKSKEKKAAQLKEFVARFSAGTRASQVQSRLREIERLEPQELKKSNIQRPYIRFYPPEKVSGQTVFKVKDISKSYDETLVFNLLNFEVSRGDKIGLIGNNGKGKTTLIKLLAGILPLDSGFIEVGHQVQIGYFPQNHSEVIDKKSNMTAFDWLKNRREGVNDQDIRSILGKMLFSGDDAFKSIAHLSGGETARLILGGIMLCNYNVLLLDEPNNHLDLEAVSALSWALEDFKGTVIVASHDRDLLNNATNKIIAFETAKPCVFEGNLEGYLAARATK; from the coding sequence ATTATGATTACACTACGAGATATTTCTAAAAAAATAGGCGCCCGAACTCTTTTTGAAGATGTAACGATTACCTTTAACTCAGGCTGCCGCTATGGACTTACCGGTCCAAATGGGGCTGGCAAGTCTACTTTGTTTAATATTATTTTAGGAATAGACGAGCCCTCTTCTGGATCTGTAACATTACCTAGGAAAGTGGGATTTCTCAAACAAAATATTGCACAGTTTAGCGAGATGAAAGTAATTGATGTGGTAATCACGGGCAATAAACGCCTTGCAGAAGCCTTGTCGGAAAGAGATGCTCTTTATGAATTGGAAATAACCGATGCGATTGGAATTCGTTTAGGTGAATTAGAAGAAATCATTGCAGAAGAAGATGGGTATAGTGCGGAATCCGATGCAGAAGTATTCTTAAATGGCATAGGTATTCCCCCTGAATGGCATCATAAAAAAATGCATTCTCTTCCCTCGGATAGACAGTTTCGAGTTTTGCTCTGCCAAGCATTATTTGGCAGTCCAGAAGCTCTTTTATTAGACGAACCAACCAACCACCTCGATTTAGAATCGATCGGTTGGCTAGAGAGATTTCTACACAATTACAATGGGGTCCTGATTGTTGTAAGTCACGATCGCCATTTCTTAAATGCGGTAACAACACAGATTGCTGACTTAGATTATGAAACCATCATTATCTATCCTGGTAATTATAACGATATGTTAGTTGCAAAAACATCGCTCCGGGAAAAAACAGAGTTAGAAAACAAATCAAAAGAGAAAAAGGCAGCCCAACTCAAAGAGTTCGTTGCACGCTTTAGCGCAGGAACACGCGCTAGTCAAGTACAATCTCGTCTACGAGAAATCGAACGATTAGAGCCTCAAGAGTTAAAAAAATCCAATATTCAACGCCCCTATATTCGTTTTTATCCCCCTGAAAAAGTCTCTGGGCAAACGGTTTTCAAAGTCAAAGATATCTCTAAATCCTATGATGAGACTCTTGTTTTCAACCTCCTCAATTTTGAAGTCAGTCGAGGAGATAAAATTGGATTGATTGGAAATAACGGTAAAGGGAAAACCACACTCATCAAGCTCTTAGCAGGAATACTACCCCTAGATAGCGGCTTTATTGAAGTAGGACATCAAGTTCAAATTGGTTATTTCCCCCAAAATCATTCTGAAGTAATCGATAAGAAAAGTAATATGACAGCCTTTGATTGGCTCAAAAATAGAAGAGAAGGAGTCAACGATCAAGATATACGTAGCATCTTAGGGAAAATGCTTTTTTCCGGAGATGATGCTTTTAAATCAATCGCACATCTATCAGGGGGAGAAACCGCTAGGTTAATCTTAGGTGGTATTATGTTGTGCAACTATAATGTTTTACTACTAGATGAGCCAAATAACCATTTAGATTTAGAAGCGGTATCTGCCCTATCTTGGGCATTAGAGGATTTCAAAGGCACAGTCATTGTTGCTAGCCATGACCGTGATCTATTGAACAATGCAACCAATAAAATCATCGCATTTGAAACTGCAAAACCATGTGTATTTGAAGGAAACTTAGAGGGATATCTTGCAGCTAGAGCAACTAAATAG